ATAACTATTTTAGCCGCTTTTATTACAGCTAAGGTTATAAAAAATAATTTTTCATTAGAACCTTTTATCAAATTGCCGAACGACATTTGGGTAAATCAAAAAAAGGTTTGCGGAATTTTGACTGAAAATGTCATCGGTAGCGATATCAAGTTGTCAGTGATCGGGATCGGCCTGAACACGAATATAGAAAAATTCTCTCCGCAATTGGAAAATGCGGCCACATCCATTAAAATAGAAACAGGCCAAGAAGCAGATAACGAGAAAATTTTAAAACAAATCGTGGAAGGATTAAAAGAGCAGTTAAAAACCATCAGCCAATAAATATATGAAAAAAGAACTTGAAAAATTAGAGGAAAATTTAAAAAAACTGGAAGGTTCTGAATTAGTTGAGCAGCAACATCAAAAAGGAAAACTTTCTGCCAAAGAAAGAATTGACTTGCTTTTAGATTTGGACAGTTTTGTGGAAGTAGATTTTTTTGTTGAAAGCCGTTTTAATATTTTGGGGATGGATAAGAAAAAAATTGCCGGAGACGGAGTTGTCGCCGGATTCGGAAAGATTAACGGACACCATGTTTATGTTTACAGCCAGGATTTTTCAAAAATAGGCGGTTCCTTGGGGGAAATGCATTCTCAAAAAATAATTAAGGTCATTGATTTGGCTTCCAAAACAGGCTGTCCGGTGATTGGAATTATTGACAGTGGCGGAGCTAGGATTCAGGAAGGAATAGCCAGTCTTGACGGCTATGCCGGAATATTTAAGGCCATGATAAGCGCTTCCGGCGTCATCCCCCAGATCAGCATTGTCGTTGGCCCTTCAGCTGGAGGAGCTTCTTATGCTCCCGGGCTTTCTGATTTTGTTTTTATGGTTGAGGGTATTTCTCAAATGTATATTACCGGTCCGGAGGTGATAAAATCGGTTACGGGCGAAGAAGTTTCTTTTGATGATTTAGGAGGAGCTTCTGTTCATGCCGTAAAAAGTGGCTGCGCCCACTTTGTCTTCAAAAATGAGAAGGATTGCTTCCTCGGAGCAAAGAAGCTTCTCTCTTATCTGCCTCAAAATAATATGGAAGATGCTCCGGCGCGCAAGAGTTTTCTGTCAGAGGTTTTTTCAGGAGAATCATTAAGGCTGTTGGAGATTATGCCCGAAGAAGACAAGAAGGGGTATGATATGAAAGAAATCATAGATGAGGTTTTTGATAAAGGTTCTTTCTTTGAAGTTCAATCCGGTTTTGCCGTGAATTCCATAGTCGGCTTGGCGAGGTTAACGGGAAGCGTTGTCGGAGTCGTGGCTAACCAGACAAAATTTATGGCCGGAACACTTGATATTGATTCTTCTGATAAGGTCGCCCGTTTCGTAAGAGTTTGCGATGCTTTTAATATTCCTTTAATCAATTTAGTTGATACTTCCGGCTATCTCCCCGGTGCTGACCAGGAATACAAAGGAATTATCAGACATGGAGCTAAAGTTTTATATGCTTTTGCCGAAGCAACGGTTCCTAAAATCAGCATTATATTGAGGAAAGCTTTTGGCGGAGCTTACATCGCTCTCGCCTCCCGCAAGCTCGGTTATGATAAGGTTATCGCTTGGCCGACGGCCCAAATAGCTGTCTTGGGAGCGGAACAGGCGGTAAAAATTATTTACAGAAAAGAGATTGCTGTCAGCAAAGAGCCGAAGAAATTTGAAGAAGAAAAAATAAAAGAGATGAGAGACATATTCCTTAATCCTTTTCAGGCGGCCAAGCTGGGGCAGGTGGATATGATAATTAATCCCAAAGATACGAGGACGGTTTTGATTAAGTGCCTGGAGTCGCTTGAGAATAAAAGAGAAATCAGGGCGGACAGAAAGCACGGCAACATCCCCCTCTAATTTTTTTCAATTTTCAATTTTCAAAACCTTGACAGCATTTTATAATTTGATATATTGAGAATACCCACAGCTACCCCTCAATCCGAACACTTAACGCATTCAACTCCAGATCTTGATAGCGGGGTCCTCTTGAGCGAGGGAATTGCTTTTAGTTCTTTTTTATGCCAAGGGAGAAGTTGTCCTCTAACTAAAGAGAGAGAGGCGGACTCCATGATTACAACGTGGGCGAGAGGGTTCGAACCCCTTCCCTTGGCAATTTTTTATTTAGCATTTAATATTTGACAGGGAATTTGGGTTTTGGTAATATTTGGATATGAAAAATATGGTTTTGAGCAGGAATATAATTATTAGCATTATTATCAGATCTCTCTTGAGAAAGGGGTAAGTTGTTGTTTAGAAGTTAAAAATTATGAGCGACTCC
This DNA window, taken from Candidatus Nealsonbacteria bacterium CG07_land_8_20_14_0_80_39_13, encodes the following:
- a CDS encoding methylmalonyl-CoA carboxyltransferase, which translates into the protein MKKELEKLEENLKKLEGSELVEQQHQKGKLSAKERIDLLLDLDSFVEVDFFVESRFNILGMDKKKIAGDGVVAGFGKINGHHVYVYSQDFSKIGGSLGEMHSQKIIKVIDLASKTGCPVIGIIDSGGARIQEGIASLDGYAGIFKAMISASGVIPQISIVVGPSAGGASYAPGLSDFVFMVEGISQMYITGPEVIKSVTGEEVSFDDLGGASVHAVKSGCAHFVFKNEKDCFLGAKKLLSYLPQNNMEDAPARKSFLSEVFSGESLRLLEIMPEEDKKGYDMKEIIDEVFDKGSFFEVQSGFAVNSIVGLARLTGSVVGVVANQTKFMAGTLDIDSSDKVARFVRVCDAFNIPLINLVDTSGYLPGADQEYKGIIRHGAKVLYAFAEATVPKISIILRKAFGGAYIALASRKLGYDKVIAWPTAQIAVLGAEQAVKIIYRKEIAVSKEPKKFEEEKIKEMRDIFLNPFQAAKLGQVDMIINPKDTRTVLIKCLESLENKREIRADRKHGNIPL
- a CDS encoding biotin--[acetyl-CoA-carboxylase] ligase — translated: MNIKHFEKLESTSSTAKEMAEQGVEPWTVIWADEQNAGHGKEGRDWHSSKGGLYFSVILPKSNIDDLQTITILAAFITAKVIKNNFSLEPFIKLPNDIWVNQKKVCGILTENVIGSDIKLSVIGIGLNTNIEKFSPQLENAATSIKIETGQEADNEKILKQIVEGLKEQLKTISQ